The following is a genomic window from Hallerella porci.
TTCTTGTAACGAATTCCCATGTCGTCGATTTCTTCTTTCGTGCTTTCGGAAATAGCGAGGAAATTTTCGTTCTTGTAAAAGAGCGCAACAGCGCGTTCCATCAAATAAACATAAAGCGCAAGCGGAAAAAATGTCTCGCGGAAAATGGATTTGCGGAAGAAATGCATCACCATGTGTAAGCGTTTTGCTTTTGTGCCGAGCGGCGTAAAGAAAGGAATTTTATTCAAATCTTCGACGATTAAATCGTATTCTTTTTCGTGTTTTTTTGCGTAAAAGAATGCGGAATAATTGAAAAGAAATTTGCTCCCGATGCGGACCGTGCGCATGCCATCGATGACTTCTTCATCGGGCAAACCTTTTACGCGGTGGGCGAGGACGGTGACCTCGTAGCCGTTCGCGTTTAGGCGTTTGAAAATTTCGTGGAAATAAAGTTCTGCGCCACCGGCTTCGGGATTTTTAATATCGCGCCAGTTGATAAGTAAAATTTTTTTCGTCACAATAAACCTTCTTTAAATCGCATTGAAATGAGAAAGTTGTGCTTGAATTAGACTGAGAATTTTGGGAATCACCGATTCCGGAGATTCGTTCACGCTTGCCCCCGCTGCGCGCGTGTGACCGCCGCCGCCAAAATTTCCTGCGATTTGATTGACATCGATAATGTAATTGGAGCGGAAACTCAATTTATACGAATTGCCGACCGGATAAAGGAAAATCGCAACTTCGGTTCCGCTGACTTCGCGGAGTGTATCGATAATTGAACTCAAATCGAGCGGAGAAACTTCAAAGCGTTTCAACTCTTCGGGAGAAATGCTTCCCCAGACGACTTTTCCGTCTAAAGCGAGTTTGCAATTTTCTAAGACGAATCCGGTGACGCGCGTGGCTTTGTAGCTTCGCGTGTAATAAGTTTCGTTGATAATGCGCGCGAAATCGGCGCCTTTGTCAATTAAATCGCCGACGGCAATCATGGTGCGTTTTCCCGTGCAGCTGAATTTAAATGCGCCGGTATCGTGGACGATTCCTAAGTAAATG
Proteins encoded in this region:
- a CDS encoding DHH family phosphoesterase, yielding MKLDELLEKAQSIAIFGHVRPDGDCIGSCLGLYNYICDNYPEKTVQIFAENFPPSYRILSGAEKILPEYDGREADLCFLLDTPSFERCGAGGEAAFQKAKFTCNIDHHISNPQNLCTLNIVEPQASSASEVLYFQLDSERISQNTANAIYLGIVHDTGAFKFSCTGKRTMIAVGDLIDKGADFARIINETYYTRSYKATRVTGFVLENCKLALDGKVVWGSISPEELKRFEVSPLDLSSIIDTLREVSGTEVAIFLYPVGNSYKLSFRSNYIIDVNQIAGNFGGGGHTRAAGASVNESPESVIPKILSLIQAQLSHFNAI